Proteins from a single region of Butyrivibrio fibrisolvens:
- a CDS encoding DUF5107 domain-containing protein: MKEVMIWEEAVTIPTYEVGKPDKNPMFLEKRVYQGSTGKIYPYPSTNEISRTKTDKTWNAVFLENEYIRIMVLPELGGRIQRAYDKTNDYDFVYYNHVIKPALVGLTGPWISGGIEFNWPQHHRPTTYSPVDHKIVKNEDGSVSLLIGDVDQMYGTKVVTTFTLYPGKAYIEIKGQLYNRTPLPQTFLWWANPAVSVNEHTKSIFPPDVHNVYDHGKRAVSRFPIATGEYYKHDYSEGVDISRYKNIPVPTSYMAEKSDYDFVGGYDYQKKAGLLHVADHHISPGKKQWTWGCGDFDKAWDRNLTDEDGPYIELMTGMFCDNQPDFTWLKPYEEKVFKQYFMPYKAVGEVKNASIRAALNIEKRNDDTLYICAYATQLYKQAEIIVNYDGKDIYKEKCPLSPVDIYENEIPVCIPDKYKVKVTVSSNGKELVSYMPKDPGIPEFAKPATTPGLPKDIKTNEELYLTAQHIEQYRHATWLPDPYYLEGLERDPEDTRINNAYGLLLFRRGRFEESEKYFKTAIDRLTRLHPAPFYAEPFYNLGLSLFYQEKYDEAYDAFYKATWSSELQEMSFYYLACIEARKENYEQALDFVESGLIKNTHNIKARGLKAMLLHKLHKDYQALAYIVESLKIDTFDFYSRFVQIIITAASKPDAKDTKQGNTSILLKDFHTLTRDYHENFLMIARDLAESGFYEEAIDLLNMCPYNKQMLNYYIGAYILKSGGAHSTGRRLSPNSVTVKSALMYLDKADKKNPYCCFPNKLEDIDVLEMAIAYNPKGPKAYYYLGCLYYDKLNYEKAISLWEKSRELDDTFPTLLRNLSIAYYNKKGDKDKAKECIEKAFALDQSDARVFLEMDQLYQRLNVSLEERLKNYTNNIDLIEKRDDLYTEYVTLLNTLGMYEEALDRITSHFFQTWEGAEGKITAQYKLSLYMLTKAAIEASDYGKAKELLEKALVYPENLGEGKLEGTKDNNIYYLLALTEEKIADHEPASESDSEIHLKAATLGTSEPAGMMYYYDQPADMILFQGKAFEKLGDIKAANSRYYKLLDYGQKHLNDDFIMDYFAVSMPDMSVFDTDMNRKNKEHCYYLMGLAYLGLNNSEEADKWFSKVLELNNSHQQAALYKNYKL; the protein is encoded by the coding sequence ATGAAAGAAGTTATGATCTGGGAAGAGGCTGTTACAATTCCGACCTATGAAGTCGGTAAACCTGACAAGAACCCGATGTTTCTTGAAAAGCGTGTGTATCAGGGAAGTACTGGCAAGATCTACCCTTATCCTTCTACCAATGAGATAAGCCGCACCAAGACTGATAAAACCTGGAATGCTGTTTTCCTTGAAAACGAGTATATCAGGATCATGGTTCTGCCAGAGCTTGGAGGCAGGATCCAGAGAGCCTATGACAAGACTAATGACTATGATTTTGTCTACTATAACCATGTCATAAAGCCTGCACTTGTAGGTCTTACTGGTCCATGGATTTCCGGCGGCATCGAATTCAACTGGCCCCAGCATCACAGGCCCACAACCTATAGTCCTGTAGATCACAAGATTGTAAAGAACGAAGACGGAAGTGTGTCTCTTCTCATCGGCGATGTGGATCAGATGTACGGAACCAAGGTCGTTACTACGTTTACTCTTTATCCCGGGAAGGCATATATAGAGATCAAGGGCCAGCTCTACAACAGAACGCCCCTTCCTCAGACTTTCCTCTGGTGGGCTAATCCGGCCGTATCAGTTAATGAGCACACCAAGTCTATTTTCCCGCCTGATGTTCATAACGTATATGACCATGGCAAAAGAGCTGTATCCCGCTTTCCAATTGCTACGGGCGAATATTATAAACACGATTACAGCGAAGGCGTTGATATCTCCCGCTACAAGAATATCCCTGTCCCAACTTCTTACATGGCTGAAAAGTCTGACTACGACTTTGTCGGCGGCTACGATTATCAGAAGAAGGCAGGTCTTTTGCACGTAGCAGACCATCATATCTCTCCCGGCAAAAAGCAGTGGACCTGGGGGTGCGGTGACTTTGACAAGGCCTGGGACAGAAATCTCACAGACGAAGACGGTCCATACATCGAGCTTATGACTGGCATGTTCTGCGACAACCAGCCTGATTTCACATGGCTTAAACCATATGAAGAGAAAGTATTCAAACAGTATTTCATGCCATACAAGGCTGTTGGAGAAGTTAAGAATGCTTCTATACGCGCAGCTCTTAACATTGAAAAAAGAAATGATGACACCTTATATATCTGCGCCTATGCAACGCAGCTCTATAAGCAGGCCGAGATCATCGTTAATTATGATGGAAAAGATATATATAAGGAAAAATGTCCCCTTTCTCCTGTAGATATCTATGAAAATGAGATTCCTGTCTGCATTCCTGACAAGTACAAGGTTAAGGTCACAGTCTCATCAAACGGCAAAGAGCTTGTGTCCTATATGCCAAAAGATCCGGGAATCCCTGAATTTGCAAAGCCTGCCACAACTCCTGGTCTTCCAAAAGATATTAAGACAAATGAAGAACTCTATCTCACCGCCCAGCATATCGAACAGTACAGGCATGCAACCTGGCTTCCTGATCCTTATTATCTTGAAGGTCTTGAAAGAGATCCTGAAGATACCAGGATCAATAACGCCTACGGACTTCTTCTTTTTAGAAGAGGCAGATTTGAAGAATCAGAAAAGTATTTTAAAACTGCGATAGACCGTCTTACCAGACTTCATCCTGCGCCTTTTTATGCAGAGCCCTTCTATAACCTTGGTCTGTCACTCTTTTATCAGGAAAAATATGATGAAGCCTACGATGCCTTCTACAAAGCAACCTGGAGTAGCGAGCTTCAGGAGATGTCTTTTTACTATCTTGCTTGTATAGAGGCAAGGAAAGAGAATTATGAGCAGGCACTGGACTTTGTAGAATCCGGTCTTATCAAGAATACTCATAATATAAAGGCAAGAGGCCTTAAGGCAATGCTCCTTCACAAATTGCATAAAGACTATCAGGCTCTTGCCTATATTGTAGAAAGCCTTAAGATAGATACATTTGATTTTTATTCCCGCTTCGTTCAGATCATTATTACAGCAGCTTCAAAGCCTGATGCTAAAGATACAAAGCAGGGCAACACAAGTATACTTTTAAAAGATTTCCATACACTGACCCGCGATTATCATGAAAACTTTCTCATGATCGCTAGAGACCTTGCAGAAAGCGGATTCTATGAAGAAGCTATAGATCTTCTAAATATGTGCCCCTACAATAAGCAGATGCTCAATTACTACATTGGAGCTTATATCCTGAAATCCGGCGGGGCTCATAGTACAGGCCGCAGATTATCCCCAAATAGTGTTACCGTCAAAAGCGCTCTGATGTATTTGGACAAAGCAGATAAGAAAAATCCTTATTGCTGCTTCCCTAATAAACTTGAAGATATCGATGTCCTTGAAATGGCGATAGCTTACAATCCAAAGGGACCCAAAGCCTACTACTATCTTGGATGCCTTTACTATGACAAGCTTAATTACGAAAAAGCTATAAGCCTGTGGGAGAAGTCCAGAGAATTAGACGACACCTTCCCTACACTTCTTCGTAATCTTTCGATCGCTTATTATAACAAGAAAGGCGATAAGGATAAGGCAAAAGAATGCATAGAAAAAGCCTTCGCACTTGACCAGTCCGATGCAAGAGTATTCCTTGAAATGGACCAGCTGTATCAAAGGCTCAATGTATCATTGGAAGAACGCCTAAAGAACTATACCAACAATATAGATCTTATAGAAAAACGCGACGACCTCTACACCGAGTACGTCACTCTCCTTAACACCCTCGGTATGTACGAAGAAGCCCTCGATAGGATCACCAGTCACTTCTTCCAGACCTGGGAAGGCGCAGAAGGAAAGATAACTGCACAGTATAAGTTATCACTTTATATGCTGACAAAGGCAGCTATTGAAGCTTCAGATTATGGCAAAGCAAAAGAGCTACTTGAAAAAGCACTTGTATATCCAGAAAACCTCGGTGAAGGAAAACTTGAAGGTACTAAAGATAACAACATCTATTATCTTCTTGCCTTAACAGAAGAAAAAATAGCAGATCATGAACCTGCAAGCGAAAGTGATTCTGAGATACACTTAAAAGCCGCCACTCTTGGCACCTCAGAGCCTGCCGGAATGATGTATTATTACGACCAGCCCGCCGACATGATTCTGTTCCAAGGCAAAGCTTTTGAAAAACTTGGAGACATAAAGGCCGCCAACAGTCGCTATTACAAGCTCCTCGATTACGGTCAAAAACATCTTAACGACGATTTCATCATGGACTACTTCGCCGTATCCATGCCTGATATGTCTGTTTTCGATACCGACATGAATCGCAAGAACAAGGAGCACTGCTATTACTTAATGGGCCTGGCATACCTCGGCCTTAACAACAGTGAAGAAGCCGACAAATGGTTTAGTAAAGTACTAGAACTTAACAACTCACATCAACAGGCAGCGCTATACAAAAACTATAAGCTTTAA
- a CDS encoding lantibiotic immunity ABC transporter MutG family permease subunit, producing the protein MLINCLKVELYKYKRSPVLIAHFVIPVVVSLIFIAYYSVSPWSDKDKIVAFYQALGIAFPVLIGIFTASEVEKELGAGHFQNLLTYKSKVVALLSKVVVLLILGLSALMLTTLIFGILFSNVLGMGGEAVAEYGHNAIVTYVIAAFVIWLAGIPFYFWTQILALSFGRGLAIGFGIFSAILSGVFLTEIGSLVWRVVPISWTGRMVNAYFEHDLMSVIFIYFVVTIVSVLCYAIFALRYEGNSASE; encoded by the coding sequence ATGCTTATTAACTGCTTAAAAGTTGAATTATATAAATACAAGAGAAGCCCTGTACTTATCGCACATTTTGTTATTCCTGTTGTAGTAAGTCTGATATTTATCGCTTATTATTCAGTATCACCCTGGAGTGATAAAGATAAGATCGTAGCTTTTTATCAGGCCCTTGGAATTGCATTTCCTGTACTTATAGGCATCTTTACAGCCAGTGAAGTAGAGAAAGAGCTTGGAGCAGGACATTTCCAGAATCTTCTGACATATAAGAGCAAAGTCGTAGCACTACTTTCCAAAGTCGTTGTACTGCTTATTCTCGGACTTAGTGCACTTATGCTGACTACCCTGATCTTTGGAATCTTATTCAGTAATGTACTTGGAATGGGTGGCGAGGCTGTTGCTGAGTATGGACATAACGCTATCGTCACATATGTAATAGCAGCTTTTGTTATCTGGCTTGCAGGTATTCCATTTTACTTCTGGACTCAGATCCTTGCATTATCCTTCGGAAGAGGCCTTGCGATTGGATTCGGTATATTCTCAGCTATTTTAAGTGGAGTGTTCCTTACAGAAATTGGAAGCCTCGTTTGGAGAGTAGTTCCGATTTCATGGACAGGACGTATGGTTAACGCTTATTTTGAACATGATCTTATGAGTGTAATATTTATCTATTTTGTAGTTACTATTGTATCAGTGTTATGCTATGCTATATTTGCTCTGCGCTACGAAGGAAACAGCGCTAGCGAATAA
- a CDS encoding HAMP domain-containing sensor histidine kinase, giving the protein MGRVKSKDRKKSRSLGSIFSFYVIGMMLGFIAWAVVAYVIFTILIMTGAVYPSNYAEMQIANFYKTLSSAETITSDMIPDSCKYMLFTEDGTVIDGNIDEEYVATAWNAVSSSAVGGEYYYKAITRSGEYLVFQYKLVPQFKSTFLRKYFPNVQNLIYIAIIVGGVEVMHISSLLFGRKLKKRMIPVLEATKKIGERDLEFEIEKSGVQEIDDCLKSIDDMRYALKESLQKQWTSEQEKNRQMSALAHDIKTPLTVVRGNAELLLESELDDEQKCYADYITGSAQQIENYVQTLIDVTKSQEGLHETTNKVRVQSLLEDIKKQSLGLTRVYDQKLQFSENCKTDTIDIAYDQLVRAVMNIIRNAAEHSPEGSDISVDVTEKFDELRFTVTDSGKGFSQEALKHATEQFFMDDNSRSGGMHYGIGLFFAMNVAKMHGGDIKLSNSKERGGVVELSIKI; this is encoded by the coding sequence ATGGGAAGAGTAAAAAGTAAAGACAGGAAAAAGAGCAGGTCGCTGGGAAGCATCTTTTCTTTTTATGTGATCGGGATGATGCTTGGGTTTATTGCCTGGGCAGTTGTAGCTTATGTAATATTTACTATCCTGATAATGACAGGCGCTGTGTATCCTTCGAACTATGCGGAGATGCAGATCGCGAATTTTTACAAAACGCTTAGCAGTGCTGAAACTATTACTTCTGACATGATCCCGGATTCCTGCAAATACATGCTATTTACAGAAGATGGAACGGTGATAGACGGCAATATTGACGAGGAATATGTGGCTACAGCCTGGAATGCAGTTTCAAGCAGTGCTGTAGGTGGTGAGTATTATTATAAAGCGATCACAAGATCCGGTGAGTATCTGGTGTTTCAGTACAAGCTTGTTCCGCAATTTAAATCAACGTTTCTTCGAAAGTATTTTCCCAATGTTCAGAATCTTATTTATATTGCTATCATTGTTGGCGGTGTTGAAGTTATGCACATCAGCTCGCTACTTTTTGGCCGTAAGCTCAAAAAGCGCATGATACCTGTACTTGAAGCTACTAAGAAAATCGGAGAAAGAGATCTTGAATTTGAAATAGAAAAATCCGGCGTACAGGAGATAGATGACTGCCTTAAATCAATAGATGATATGCGCTATGCGCTGAAAGAATCTCTTCAAAAGCAGTGGACTTCCGAGCAGGAAAAAAACAGGCAGATGTCTGCACTTGCACATGACATTAAGACGCCTCTTACAGTAGTCAGAGGTAACGCAGAGCTTTTACTGGAGAGTGAACTTGATGATGAACAGAAGTGCTACGCTGACTATATAACAGGATCAGCCCAACAGATAGAAAACTATGTTCAGACTCTTATAGATGTAACAAAGTCTCAGGAAGGACTTCACGAAACTACTAATAAAGTAAGAGTACAGTCCCTTTTGGAAGATATAAAGAAGCAGAGCCTTGGTCTTACAAGAGTTTATGATCAGAAACTGCAGTTTAGTGAAAATTGTAAAACTGATACAATTGATATAGCCTATGATCAGCTTGTAAGAGCTGTTATGAACATCATAAGGAACGCTGCTGAGCACTCACCAGAAGGAAGCGATATAAGCGTAGATGTCACCGAGAAGTTTGATGAGCTTAGATTCACAGTGACTGATTCGGGCAAAGGCTTTAGTCAGGAAGCTTTAAAGCATGCAACTGAGCAGTTCTTTATGGACGATAACAGTAGAAGCGGCGGTATGCACTACGGCATCGGACTGTTTTTTGCCATGAATGTAGCCAAGATGCATGGAGGAGATATAAAGCTTAGTAACTCCAAAGAACGCGGCGGTGTAGTTGAACTTTCAATAAAAATATGA
- a CDS encoding lantibiotic protection ABC transporter ATP-binding protein, protein MEMILRTNELTKTFKKQNAVNNVSLNIPKNCVYGLLGPNGAGKSTTLKMITGILAPTSGQIEYDGKPWTRSVLSEIGALIENPPIYENLTARENLKVRALLLNVDEKRIDEVLEIVGLTGTGKKKAGNFSLGMKQRLGIAMALIGSPKLLILDEPTNGLDPIGIEELRELIKSLPKKGITVILSSHILLEVQKTADYIGIIEGGNLEYEGKLEEGMDLETLFMDIVRKNRSKVVA, encoded by the coding sequence ATGGAAATGATCCTTAGAACAAACGAACTTACAAAAACATTTAAAAAACAGAATGCAGTAAATAATGTATCTTTAAATATTCCAAAAAATTGTGTGTACGGTCTTCTTGGACCAAACGGAGCCGGCAAGTCAACAACACTTAAGATGATCACAGGAATCCTTGCTCCTACAAGCGGCCAGATAGAATACGATGGAAAGCCCTGGACCAGAAGCGTACTTTCAGAGATCGGAGCACTTATAGAGAATCCTCCCATCTATGAAAACTTAACAGCAAGAGAGAATCTTAAAGTCAGAGCACTTCTTCTTAATGTGGATGAAAAGAGAATCGACGAAGTCTTAGAAATCGTAGGACTCACAGGAACAGGCAAGAAGAAAGCCGGAAACTTCTCACTTGGAATGAAGCAAAGACTTGGAATCGCAATGGCACTTATAGGAAGCCCCAAGCTCCTTATCCTGGATGAGCCGACTAACGGACTTGATCCTATCGGAATCGAAGAGCTTAGAGAACTTATTAAATCTCTTCCGAAAAAAGGCATAACAGTAATCCTTTCAAGTCACATCCTTCTTGAAGTTCAGAAGACAGCAGATTACATCGGAATCATCGAAGGCGGCAATCTTGAGTATGAAGGAAAGCTTGAAGAGGGAATGGATCTGGAAACTCTTTTCATGGATATCGTAAGAAAAAATCGCAGTAAGGTTGTAGCTTAA
- a CDS encoding response regulator transcription factor, whose product MANILAVDDDTAILNMIGNILKRDGHQVTLISDPLTLNSDKIQAYDLILLDVMMPGIDGFDLCSNIRSQVDCPIIFITAKTDEGSLVEGLSLGADDYICKPFGVMELRARVNAHIRREKREHVARLSLGRISFLLTNKVMMLDDHEITLTKAEYEICEYLGRNKGQVFSKEQILEKVLGYDSDSSDATITTHIKNIRTKLSEYDYMPIKTVWGIGYKWEE is encoded by the coding sequence ATGGCGAACATACTTGCAGTTGATGACGATACTGCCATATTGAATATGATTGGTAACATTTTAAAAAGGGACGGACATCAGGTAACTCTGATAAGCGATCCGCTTACACTGAACTCAGATAAGATTCAGGCTTATGATCTGATCCTTCTTGATGTAATGATGCCCGGAATAGACGGCTTTGACCTTTGCAGTAATATAAGAAGCCAGGTTGATTGTCCCATTATCTTTATTACGGCTAAAACTGACGAGGGAAGCCTTGTAGAGGGGCTGTCTCTTGGAGCAGATGATTATATATGTAAACCCTTTGGTGTTATGGAGCTCAGAGCAAGAGTTAATGCTCATATCAGAAGGGAAAAAAGAGAGCATGTTGCAAGACTGTCTCTTGGCAGGATCAGTTTTCTTTTGACCAATAAAGTAATGATGCTTGATGATCATGAGATCACTCTTACCAAGGCGGAATATGAGATATGTGAGTATCTTGGAAGGAATAAAGGACAGGTTTTTTCAAAGGAACAGATACTTGAAAAGGTGCTGGGATATGATAGTGACTCAAGCGATGCAACTATAACAACACATATCAAAAATATAAGAACTAAACTTTCAGAATACGATTATATGCCCATAAAGACAGTATGGGGGATAGGATATAAATGGGAAGAGTAA
- a CDS encoding lantibiotic immunity ABC transporter MutE/EpiE family permease subunit: MLGIVKAEILKSKRTMGRKLIFIFPLITFIMALLVTGGLQNAYAECVWNWWYILILPMLISILCYLTSASEKKSKFFHMTTLETGRKDLMIGKMLYLGLVILLANTMIFAVAAVVGKALSTHIPFLGGLAFVFVLTLTQLWEIPLFLFLSMKFGMVVNLMTALVITVAGILIAPTGKWLFVVSSVPMRLAIPMLHLLPSGLKVAESHPLADLSAIPVGMIESVVVLAVAAWLFLRWFDKREV, encoded by the coding sequence ATGTTAGGCATAGTTAAGGCAGAAATTTTAAAATCAAAAAGAACAATGGGAAGAAAGCTTATATTTATTTTTCCTCTTATCACATTTATAATGGCTCTTCTGGTAACCGGTGGACTTCAAAATGCATATGCAGAATGCGTCTGGAACTGGTGGTACATCCTGATCCTTCCAATGCTGATCTCAATTCTTTGTTACCTGACATCTGCAAGTGAGAAAAAGAGCAAATTCTTTCATATGACAACTCTTGAAACAGGCAGAAAAGACCTCATGATAGGCAAGATGTTATATCTTGGACTTGTAATCCTGTTAGCAAATACAATGATCTTTGCAGTAGCAGCAGTTGTTGGAAAAGCATTATCAACACACATTCCCTTCCTTGGAGGACTTGCTTTTGTATTCGTACTTACATTAACCCAGCTTTGGGAGATCCCGCTTTTCTTATTTCTTAGCATGAAATTTGGAATGGTTGTTAACCTTATGACAGCTCTTGTTATCACCGTAGCCGGCATCCTCATAGCACCAACAGGAAAGTGGCTGTTTGTAGTATCCTCAGTTCCAATGAGACTTGCAATTCCAATGCTTCACCTTCTTCCAAGCGGACTTAAGGTTGCAGAAAGCCATCCACTTGCAGATCTTAGTGCTATTCCTGTAGGCATGATCGAATCTGTAGTAGTACTTGCAGTAGCAGCATGGCTTTTCCTCAGATGGTTCGACAAGAGAGAAGTATGA
- a CDS encoding EAL domain-containing protein, with protein MVLYLTSSFIPYQEPGSYQKMEPEECYGFFKDLKKEWPDSANILFVPADPSKEKENECQIKCVLDAFESTDLPVTEVKTLSESSGQALPGLIAWSDVIYLGGGHAPTQLAFMKRIGLKDALKDYKGIVIGLSAGSINCAYNAYLMPELEGEAKDPNYVRFSEGLDLTNIEIIPHAKCLKNTTVDGLRCIEDIAIPDSFGSRFYLIEDGSYFKAKNGKTSFKGVGEVIEDGKISPLKQGAIIPYMGVYEQPVIKTLLADGYDLVMSVNKKTNVCEMYYLDEKLWETFEGVKLKYTDVCFKLAQKVVEEESEVLLEYMKIPFIMQEMRERGSFVRTIHIDTPRGRRAKNMRVREIPGYPDWILFSFFDITTSLDHDWMTDEYTRSGFLDRARLFISEFSSAGNFSLVYTNVNGFKAVNELFGDKNGDLVIFQTRDALREYLKPVLMGRLESDHFVLITADENLKEENLKTLCSQVFKIESKEFNYEIRCGIYAIRNSNIDVTQLIAGAKLAEKNIKTGKGNLLYAYYDDVMKENYVKQRFLLADFERALDEKEFEPYYQPIVDAKTGEIVSAEMLIRWRHKDFGMVSPGDFVPVIESEGKISYLDNFIVNRGMELIARRSFQKKKNVPCAINLSRVDFYDTFFIESIFKRVGDLSIDPSMIRFEVTESAYADLESKAMAYLNEMQEQGIKILLDDYGSGMSSLSMLENFNFDIIKLDLGFIRKIGINDKAESIIITTIGLAHMIGAKVTAEGVETEAQLKFLRDYDCDYIQGYYFYKPMPEKDFEELLDK; from the coding sequence ATGGTTCTTTATCTGACCAGTAGTTTCATACCATATCAGGAACCCGGGTCTTATCAGAAGATGGAACCGGAGGAATGCTATGGCTTTTTTAAAGATCTGAAAAAAGAATGGCCGGATTCAGCAAATATACTTTTTGTTCCTGCTGATCCTTCTAAGGAAAAAGAGAATGAGTGTCAGATAAAGTGTGTACTGGATGCTTTTGAAAGCACTGATCTCCCGGTTACCGAAGTAAAAACGTTAAGTGAATCTTCGGGTCAGGCTTTACCGGGCCTTATAGCGTGGTCAGATGTCATTTATCTTGGCGGCGGTCATGCGCCTACACAGCTGGCCTTCATGAAAAGGATAGGCCTTAAAGATGCGCTAAAAGATTATAAGGGAATTGTAATAGGCCTGAGTGCAGGATCTATTAACTGCGCCTATAATGCTTATCTTATGCCTGAGCTTGAAGGAGAAGCTAAGGACCCTAATTATGTACGATTCTCTGAAGGACTCGACCTTACTAATATCGAGATCATTCCCCATGCAAAATGCTTAAAAAATACTACAGTTGATGGTCTTAGATGTATTGAAGATATAGCTATACCTGACAGCTTTGGAAGCAGGTTTTATCTTATAGAAGATGGAAGCTACTTTAAGGCCAAAAATGGTAAGACATCTTTCAAAGGCGTAGGCGAGGTAATTGAAGATGGCAAGATCAGCCCATTAAAACAGGGAGCTATAATCCCTTATATGGGTGTATATGAGCAGCCTGTTATCAAGACCCTTCTTGCTGATGGCTATGATCTTGTTATGTCAGTAAACAAGAAAACCAATGTCTGCGAAATGTATTATCTTGATGAAAAACTCTGGGAAACTTTTGAAGGCGTTAAGCTTAAATATACTGATGTTTGTTTTAAACTCGCTCAGAAGGTGGTTGAAGAAGAGAGCGAGGTATTACTTGAGTATATGAAGATTCCTTTTATCATGCAGGAAATGCGTGAAAGAGGAAGCTTTGTAAGGACTATTCATATAGATACACCACGCGGAAGACGTGCCAAAAACATGAGGGTAAGAGAGATACCGGGTTATCCTGACTGGATCTTATTCAGCTTTTTTGACATCACAACATCTCTTGATCATGACTGGATGACTGATGAGTATACAAGAAGCGGATTCCTGGACAGGGCAAGGCTCTTTATTTCAGAGTTTTCTTCTGCTGGAAACTTTTCACTTGTTTATACCAATGTTAACGGCTTTAAGGCTGTTAACGAGCTCTTTGGAGATAAGAACGGCGACCTTGTTATCTTCCAGACAAGAGATGCGCTTAGAGAGTATTTAAAGCCTGTTCTTATGGGAAGACTCGAAAGTGATCATTTTGTACTTATAACCGCGGATGAAAATCTCAAAGAAGAAAACCTCAAGACTTTGTGTAGCCAGGTGTTTAAGATCGAATCCAAGGAATTTAACTATGAGATAAGGTGCGGTATCTATGCTATCCGCAATTCCAATATCGATGTAACGCAGCTTATAGCAGGCGCAAAACTTGCTGAGAAGAATATAAAGACAGGAAAAGGCAACCTTCTTTATGCTTACTATGATGATGTAATGAAGGAGAACTACGTAAAGCAGCGTTTCCTTCTGGCTGATTTTGAAAGAGCTCTTGATGAAAAAGAGTTCGAGCCTTATTATCAGCCCATAGTAGATGCAAAGACAGGAGAGATAGTCAGCGCGGAAATGCTGATAAGATGGCGCCATAAGGATTTTGGTATGGTATCGCCGGGAGACTTTGTCCCTGTTATTGAGTCGGAAGGCAAGATCTCTTATCTTGATAACTTCATAGTTAATCGCGGAATGGAGCTTATAGCAAGACGATCTTTCCAGAAAAAGAAGAATGTTCCCTGTGCTATAAACCTTTCCCGAGTTGACTTCTATGATACTTTCTTTATTGAAAGTATATTTAAAAGGGTTGGCGATCTTAGCATAGATCCTTCCATGATAAGGTTTGAAGTTACAGAGTCTGCATATGCAGATCTTGAATCGAAAGCCATGGCATATCTTAATGAGATGCAGGAACAGGGAATCAAGATACTGCTTGATGACTATGGTAGCGGAATGAGCTCCTTGTCAATGCTTGAGAACTTCAATTTCGATATCATAAAACTGGATCTGGGCTTCATAAGGAAGATTGGTATCAATGACAAGGCAGAATCTATAATTATCACAACTATAGGTCTCGCCCACATGATCGGAGCCAAGGTTACAGCCGAAGGCGTTGAAACAGAAGCTCAGCTCAAGTTCCTTCGCGACTACGACTGCGACTACATCCAAGGATACTATTTCTATAAGCCAATGCCTGAAAAAGATTTTGAAGAATTACTGGATAAGTAA
- a CDS encoding MBL fold metallo-hydrolase, translating to MFEDKTLYVKQLKPFLYLLDENHECTGYLVIGDKKAALIDTMMGYHNYKEEIEKITDKPVMVINTHGHPDHIYGNVFFDEAYISPKDLELALNTSKDPEFVEVCEEEGFSMPPFKEIKGGDVVDLGGKTLEIYDIPGHTKGGILLLLKEDRILFTGDAINHHLWLQLPGVVPYKECVEAIDNVLFLEEKADYILHGHARDFDDISLMRCVRDAIQEIIDGKRDNDLEYTYFLGTCKQHPFSVVEGKHYQQDDHVIVYDEAYL from the coding sequence ATGTTCGAAGACAAAACACTTTATGTTAAGCAGTTAAAACCGTTTCTGTATCTACTTGATGAGAATCATGAGTGCACCGGATATCTTGTTATAGGGGACAAGAAGGCTGCACTCATTGATACTATGATGGGATACCATAACTACAAGGAAGAGATAGAGAAGATCACAGACAAGCCTGTTATGGTAATCAATACCCACGGTCATCCGGACCATATCTATGGCAACGTTTTCTTTGACGAAGCTTATATCAGCCCCAAAGATCTTGAGCTTGCGCTTAATACAAGTAAGGATCCTGAATTTGTAGAAGTGTGCGAGGAAGAGGGATTTTCCATGCCACCTTTTAAGGAAATCAAAGGCGGAGATGTAGTTGATCTTGGCGGTAAGACTCTTGAAATCTATGACATTCCCGGACACACCAAGGGCGGAATCCTTCTTTTGCTGAAAGAAGACAGGATCTTATTTACAGGTGATGCAATCAATCACCATCTGTGGCTTCAGCTCCCTGGCGTAGTGCCATACAAGGAGTGCGTTGAAGCTATTGATAATGTTCTGTTCTTAGAAGAAAAAGCTGATTATATCCTTCATGGTCATGCCAGGGATTTCGATGATATATCTCTCATGCGTTGCGTAAGAGATGCGATACAGGAGATCATTGACGGTAAGAGAGATAATGATCTGGAGTATACGTATTTCCTTGGAACTTGCAAGCAGCATCCTTTTAGCGTTGTAGAAGGCAAACACTATCAGCAGGATGATCACGTCATAGTTTATGATGAAGCATATCTATAA